The Salvia splendens isolate huo1 chromosome 20, SspV2, whole genome shotgun sequence nucleotide sequence TCATCACTTTTCATATCTCCAATGAATATATCAAGTTGGCACTCAAGGTCTACCAAATCAATGTTTGAAAAATCGGAAGGATAAAAAGTGGCAAGTTTGAGTACCTTTTCCTTGTTAAAAGAAGAGAAGCCATCTTTATGATTGAAGCAagccatacatctgagcaactCCATATTAACTTCATCGAATCGATTATCAAGTTCTTGAAGTAATAAGTCAATCACTTCGATAAACACATTAACACGAAAATGATGAAGATATGAAACTTGTTGAACAAAACGTTTTGATCTTCCATGAGGGCTATAATAAGCTTTCATATCTGGAACAACAAGGCCATGTTATTGCAAATTGAGATTACCTTGTTCAAGTGAATCTCCCATCCATCCTCATTTTCTGTAGTTGATCTTTGGTTAAAGTGACAAGCCTCGTAGCATTAATGATGATGTCTTGATCACTTCTTTGCAAAGCAAGACACAAATTGTTAGTGTACCCAAATATTGTAATCATTAGTTGTATCATAAACACAAAATCAAATGACTCTAGTAAGTATAAAATGTCTTGAGCTTTTTCCTTATCATCGAAAGTGGAATCTTTCTTTCCAATCATCGTAAGAACTTTAAAATTTGTAGAAAATAGGTCCATGATATTCAAAAGAGTCTTGTAGTAAGAACTCCAACAAGTGTCTCCAGGCCTCTTCAAACTAAGTTCTTGATTCAACCGCGATTCTGAATTCTGGTTCACCAATTTCCAAGGCTTGAGCAACTTTTTGTGCTTGAACTTCGCGAAGCAATTCATTTCTTTTACAAGAAACTCCAATTACATTCAACAAAATTCCAACAGTTTCAAAAAGCCAACTACAATCATTGTTCTTTTTTGGAATGGCTACCAATGTTAGTTGAAGCAGGTGGGCAAAACAATGTACGTAGTAAGCGCTTAGAGTATCTTTCATGATCAAAGTCTTGAGTACATGTATCTCACCCTTCATGTTACTAGCCACATCATATTCTTGCCCTCGAATCTTGGATGGGCTTAATGAATGTTCAACAAGTAAAGTCATAATTGCACTTCTAAGAGACAAAGATGTAGTATCACCAACATGAACAAGACCAATGAATCGTTCAACTACCATTCCCCTTTTCTTTTCAACATAGCTCAAACAAAGAGCCAATTATTCCTTTTAGGATACATCACTAGATTCATCGGCTAATATAGCTAAGTAGTCATCACCAAGATCATCCACAATTCTCTTCATTGTTTCTTTAGCACAACAATTGATGATGTCTTTTTAAATATGGGTTGTTCCAGTCTTGGCCCTGGGTCATCTTGGGCCCGACTCTACctcgagtccttcagggcccaaccctaaccggggctcatccaggcgcaacccatagccacctgggctctgataccacttcttaggatcgtcgactgcaacattagtttgatattgtccgctttgggtcaagcccgcacggatttgtttttgggtcactcccaaaaggcctcaaactaattggagTTGGAcagaaattatatacaccttccaa carries:
- the LOC121781489 gene encoding uncharacterized protein LOC121781489, coding for MKAYYSPHGRSKRFVQQVSYLHHFRVNVFIEVIDLLLQELDNRFDEVNMELLRCMACFNHKDGFSSFNKEKVLKLATFYPSDFSNIDLVDLECQLDIFIGDMKSDEDFQNLRDISSLLVKLVETKRDVVYSLVVLLIKFILIIPVATASVKRVFPGMTFVKNKLRNSMGDQPLNDCLVTFIEKNVFLQVSDGDIVNRFKEMKTR